The Opitutaceae bacterium genome has a window encoding:
- a CDS encoding zinc-binding alcohol dehydrogenase yields MNSRCLAFTAINTVQLTQTNLRAPRAGEALVETEISGVSPGTELRCLTGREPGLGANPFPFIPGYSLVGRVVEAPGNEASLVGRRVLSEGCRDGASLKTAWGGHMGHALVSASSLFVLPEEVSSQDAVLLKLAAIAFRGVRLSREVVGKTVAVVGLGPIGQISARLFHMAGASVVGFDVAADRVSVLASVGVEAQVIEGGMVPSVKRVFPAGAQIVVDCTGVPALLRETTQLVIDKPWSDDPLPGGTLVVQGSYGTDVSLAPGDCFQRELTILWPRDNQRADLQVVANAVASGRLNLAGLIGGVFSPEEAPEVYAKLLNRTSNLLTAAFDWKR; encoded by the coding sequence ATGAACTCCCGTTGCCTCGCTTTTACCGCCATCAATACGGTCCAGCTCACGCAGACCAACCTTCGCGCCCCGCGCGCAGGCGAAGCTCTTGTCGAGACTGAGATATCCGGAGTGAGCCCGGGAACGGAGTTGCGATGCCTCACGGGTCGCGAGCCTGGCCTTGGCGCAAATCCTTTTCCCTTCATTCCGGGCTACTCCCTCGTGGGGCGGGTGGTGGAGGCGCCGGGCAACGAGGCATCCCTTGTCGGTCGCCGGGTGCTTTCCGAAGGCTGCCGCGATGGCGCTTCGTTGAAGACCGCCTGGGGTGGCCACATGGGGCATGCCTTGGTGTCGGCTTCCAGTCTCTTCGTGCTGCCGGAGGAAGTCTCGTCGCAGGACGCGGTCCTGTTGAAGCTCGCGGCAATCGCTTTCCGTGGTGTCCGCCTGAGCCGCGAAGTGGTGGGCAAGACTGTCGCCGTCGTGGGTCTGGGCCCGATCGGCCAGATCTCAGCGCGACTCTTCCACATGGCGGGGGCCAGCGTGGTGGGCTTTGACGTCGCCGCGGATCGAGTCTCGGTGCTTGCGAGCGTGGGCGTGGAGGCACAAGTGATCGAAGGTGGCATGGTGCCCTCCGTGAAGCGCGTGTTTCCCGCAGGGGCCCAGATCGTCGTGGACTGCACGGGCGTGCCCGCGCTGCTTCGCGAGACCACCCAGCTGGTTATCGACAAGCCCTGGTCTGACGACCCTCTTCCAGGCGGGACCCTTGTCGTGCAGGGGAGTTATGGCACAGATGTTTCGCTCGCTCCTGGCGACTGCTTCCAACGCGAATTGACGATCCTCTGGCCTCGGGACAACCAACGCGCCGATTTGCAGGTGGTGGCCAATGCCGTCGCATCGGGGCGGTTGAACCTCGCCGGCTTGATTGGCGGGGTCTTCTCCCCGGAAGAGGCCCCCGAGGTTTACGCCAAGCTCCTGAATCGGACAAGCAACCTCCTCACAGCCGCGTTTGATTGGAAGCGTTGA
- a CDS encoding GH1 family beta-glucosidase: protein MKIHKMPALGRPIAAKPRQFPKNFVWGVATAAAQIEGAAWEDGKGASVWDAFARKPGAVAGGDTLDVACDHYHRYREDVAMMRKLGFPHYRFSVAWPRIFPNGDGPVNAKGLAFYDRLVDCLLKNGITPWATLFHWDLPQALEEQGGWRSRRVVDTFARYADAVVECLGDRVKHWITLNEIHCFTLFAYGGGGKAPGTNEGAAIVNQTYHHALVCHGHAVRAVREFGGRGARVGLTDNSFIHVPVTETEADIAAAKRAFVEDNIRTLDPIYRGAYDEGYLKAEGRNRPKVEEGDFDLISLPTDFLGQNIYTGWFVRADKKGKVERVPFPHQYPTTALTTWLRLLPQAIYWGPRLAAELYGVKEIYITENGAGYDEDYSAGAEVPDTHRRELVRNYLGEVHRAIAAGVPIKGYFLWSLMDNFEWQDGYSKRFGIVHVDYATQKRTPKLSARWYSQVIAKNALV from the coding sequence CGAAAAACTTCGTATGGGGGGTGGCAACGGCCGCGGCGCAAATCGAGGGCGCCGCTTGGGAGGATGGCAAGGGAGCGTCGGTTTGGGATGCCTTTGCTCGCAAGCCAGGCGCTGTGGCGGGCGGCGACACGCTGGATGTGGCGTGCGACCATTACCACCGGTATCGCGAGGATGTTGCAATGATGCGGAAGCTGGGTTTTCCCCACTACCGGTTTTCCGTGGCGTGGCCACGCATCTTTCCGAATGGCGACGGCCCCGTGAACGCCAAGGGACTTGCCTTCTATGATCGCCTCGTCGATTGCCTGCTGAAGAACGGAATTACTCCTTGGGCGACGCTTTTTCATTGGGATCTTCCCCAGGCGCTAGAGGAGCAGGGCGGCTGGCGCTCGAGACGGGTTGTTGACACATTCGCACGGTATGCCGACGCGGTTGTGGAATGTCTGGGCGACCGTGTGAAGCATTGGATCACCCTGAATGAGATTCACTGCTTCACCTTGTTTGCCTATGGTGGAGGCGGCAAGGCGCCAGGCACCAACGAAGGTGCAGCCATCGTCAACCAAACCTACCACCATGCCTTGGTTTGCCACGGCCACGCGGTGCGTGCGGTCAGGGAGTTTGGAGGACGCGGCGCCCGGGTCGGCTTGACTGACAATTCTTTCATCCATGTGCCCGTCACCGAGACAGAGGCGGACATCGCAGCTGCGAAGCGGGCCTTCGTTGAGGACAACATTCGCACGTTGGACCCGATCTACCGGGGGGCTTACGACGAAGGTTATCTGAAGGCGGAAGGCCGCAACCGCCCCAAGGTGGAAGAAGGAGACTTCGACCTCATCAGCCTGCCCACGGACTTTCTCGGCCAGAACATCTACACTGGCTGGTTCGTCCGTGCCGACAAGAAGGGAAAAGTCGAGCGTGTCCCATTCCCTCATCAGTACCCCACGACGGCGCTCACGACGTGGCTTCGCTTGCTGCCGCAAGCGATTTATTGGGGCCCGCGCCTTGCGGCCGAGCTCTACGGAGTGAAGGAAATCTACATCACCGAAAACGGCGCAGGGTATGACGAAGACTATTCCGCTGGCGCGGAGGTGCCCGATACTCATCGACGGGAGCTCGTTCGCAATTACCTCGGCGAGGTCCATCGCGCCATCGCGGCGGGTGTGCCGATCAAGGGCTATTTCCTCTGGTCCCTGATGGACAATTTCGAGTGGCAGGATGGCTATTCCAAGCGCTTCGGCATCGTGCACGTGGACTACGCCACCCAAAAGCGCACACCCAAGTTGAGTGCGCGGTGGTATTCCCAGGTTATCGCGAAGAACGCCCTGGTTTAG